The Spirosoma foliorum genome has a window encoding:
- a CDS encoding glycosyltransferase encodes MRILNICAYTWQAGGPPKIIFDHTQVVLRYGHQVDILSPFTPGEKPYPIPEGANLILCKRTPLISRFFREFSVELYQYLQKHIHEYDVIHCHGLWHFGTLAPFMLDRKIAKVITIHGVLDRWVYAHNNWKKELMNSLAQKAYLRRADLVQINNTDEQEDILRYLGQPHPNVVVIPNGVKTSDFAQLPPKGTFRQKFNIPANKQLVLFMSRLNVKKGLDLLLPGFRDYVQKYPNTILALAGSDDGYQATTQQFIDQHRLSDSIRLVGMLTGDDKKAALADADVFTLPSYSEGFSMAVLEAMAAGTPALVSDRVGFGDTIQQYEAAGLLSSLTPEAVTAGLEKLLGDELLRSQVAQNATGMVKKLYDIDVVAKQLLDEYTKIVQKK; translated from the coding sequence ATGCGAATCTTAAATATCTGTGCTTACACCTGGCAAGCCGGTGGCCCTCCTAAAATTATTTTCGACCACACGCAGGTTGTTCTTCGCTACGGCCATCAGGTTGACATTTTAAGCCCATTTACTCCCGGCGAAAAACCCTACCCAATCCCCGAAGGCGCGAACTTAATATTGTGCAAACGAACTCCGCTTATCAGTCGATTTTTCCGGGAATTTTCGGTCGAATTGTATCAATATCTCCAAAAGCATATCCACGAGTACGATGTCATTCATTGTCATGGGCTTTGGCATTTTGGCACACTAGCCCCCTTTATGCTCGATCGGAAGATCGCCAAAGTCATAACGATTCATGGGGTGCTGGACCGCTGGGTATATGCGCACAACAACTGGAAAAAAGAGTTGATGAATTCGCTTGCCCAAAAAGCCTATTTACGCCGTGCCGATTTAGTACAGATCAATAATACCGATGAACAGGAAGATATCTTGCGGTACCTCGGGCAGCCACACCCCAATGTAGTTGTTATTCCCAATGGTGTAAAAACCAGCGACTTTGCTCAACTTCCTCCCAAAGGCACGTTCCGACAGAAATTCAATATCCCCGCCAATAAACAGTTAGTGCTGTTTATGAGTCGTCTGAATGTAAAAAAAGGATTGGACTTACTCTTACCTGGCTTTCGGGATTATGTGCAGAAATACCCAAATACGATACTGGCTCTGGCGGGTTCCGATGATGGCTACCAAGCCACAACCCAGCAGTTTATTGATCAGCATAGGCTTAGCGACTCGATAAGGCTGGTAGGCATGCTCACCGGTGACGATAAGAAGGCGGCTCTCGCTGACGCGGATGTATTTACGCTTCCTTCCTATTCAGAAGGTTTTTCGATGGCTGTTCTTGAAGCAATGGCAGCCGGAACACCTGCTCTTGTGTCGGATCGAGTTGGATTTGGCGATACGATTCAGCAATATGAAGCGGCAGGTCTATTAAGTAGTTTAACCCCGGAAGCTGTAACGGCTGGTCTTGAAAAACTATTGGGCGATGAGTTGCTTCGCAGTCAGGTAGCCCAGAATGCAACGGGAATGGTAAAGAAACTCTACGATATTGATGTGGTAGCTAAACAGCTTCTGGACGAGTATACGAAAATCGTTCAAAAGAAGTAA
- a CDS encoding O-antigen ligase family protein, with the protein MSNFIRLLKTLDYMRIVLGICILVDGYPLIFFFRETMRLAPGSTAFTAAALAGGLVLMVPFTFLRRLYRPNMTMFWMGLGFLLLSIIYMYLYNGVPGYEDSGRDMIYYAYMLIFLFLLINIPNEIIPVFIPVVVIFTLLSNLGLVYALITDPTWAIGQRATITLNNGDPGSGNPHSFSRNAFMGAIACAIWLLRPNTHVIFRLLSFFAGVLNIAILVLTQTRSAIVALALAIGLFLYFNVRPAQIRQVARSLVKPIPITIMVVGFLGVMYFFQRYLTVYFILYDYVTSFAERNLETVYAMLGLKAQGADYKAVLDDSTANRSASADFLRNVLLGHIHMLILGYGYKFLYLDVPIMEALADQGILGLVLFGGVIGMAGFYSLGIMRRNPNPLSVFLAYFFLLILIQSITNGRPYEISFWFPLALMIRFMGVDHLFPDHLHDNTPVDAHEQYVVIANPESA; encoded by the coding sequence ATGAGCAACTTTATTCGCTTATTGAAGACCCTCGATTATATGCGGATAGTTCTCGGTATCTGCATTCTGGTGGATGGCTACCCGCTGATCTTCTTTTTTCGGGAAACAATGAGACTTGCCCCTGGCAGCACAGCATTTACGGCTGCGGCTTTGGCGGGTGGTTTGGTGCTTATGGTTCCATTTACCTTTTTACGCCGACTTTATCGTCCTAACATGACCATGTTCTGGATGGGCCTGGGCTTTCTCCTGCTTAGCATTATCTACATGTACCTATACAATGGTGTGCCCGGCTATGAGGATTCGGGTCGGGATATGATCTATTATGCCTACATGTTGATTTTCTTATTTCTACTGATCAATATACCCAATGAAATTATTCCGGTGTTTATTCCGGTAGTGGTGATTTTTACATTATTATCAAATCTGGGACTAGTTTACGCACTAATAACAGATCCGACATGGGCTATTGGCCAGCGAGCAACCATTACACTGAACAATGGTGATCCAGGATCGGGCAATCCTCATTCATTTTCCCGCAACGCCTTTATGGGTGCCATTGCCTGTGCAATCTGGCTCCTTCGACCTAACACGCATGTTATATTTCGACTTCTTTCCTTTTTTGCAGGTGTTCTTAATATTGCGATTTTGGTACTCACTCAAACCCGTTCGGCTATTGTTGCATTGGCCTTAGCCATTGGTTTATTTTTATACTTCAACGTTCGGCCAGCCCAGATTCGCCAGGTTGCTCGTAGCCTGGTCAAACCCATTCCGATCACAATTATGGTCGTGGGTTTCTTAGGCGTTATGTATTTTTTCCAGCGCTATCTAACCGTTTACTTCATTCTATACGATTACGTAACCTCCTTCGCAGAGCGAAATTTAGAAACGGTCTATGCGATGTTAGGGCTAAAAGCGCAGGGGGCCGATTATAAAGCCGTTCTCGATGATTCTACAGCAAACCGGTCAGCCAGTGCCGATTTCCTTCGAAATGTCTTACTTGGCCACATTCACATGCTGATTCTCGGATATGGCTACAAGTTCCTGTATCTGGATGTGCCAATAATGGAGGCCCTGGCCGATCAGGGGATTTTGGGGTTAGTCTTATTCGGGGGCGTTATTGGTATGGCCGGTTTCTATTCGTTGGGTATTATGCGCCGAAACCCCAATCCATTGAGTGTATTTTTAGCGTATTTTTTCCTACTGATCCTAATCCAGTCAATCACAAACGGGCGACCGTATGAAATTTCGTTCTGGTTCCCCTTAGCACTGATGATCCGATTTATGGGCGTCGATCATCTATTTCCCGATCATTTACACGATAATACCCCCGTAGATGCCCATGAGCAATACGTTGTCATAGCAAACCCCGAATCGGCCTGA
- a CDS encoding glycosyltransferase family 4 protein, protein MRILIVHNMLWAHYKSSVFQALQQLVDQQTDISVLVLQIARNERSRASLESNSYESTPTYMYKYELLFDRYLEEVSFRERAQALLRHAKAFRPDVINLTGYYDPAQLLLLVWAKVNGIRVVMQNESTAADQQRGGWKEQLKRWVFSQCDGFFCFGSQAADYVIQLGVPSSKILLRKNAVDNNVLQSVYNQSLPSRTQQQQVFGLRPNNFVFVGRLIEAKNLPMLLNAFAEARKQSKNGTDWGIILLGDGTEKANLTQQISTLGLTDQIILLPGRPWFRVPEVLALSNVLVLPSRSEPWGLVVNEAMACGLPVIVSERCGCAVDLVKNGQNGFVFNPDQPEQLSHLLTQFMDGLVDTNRMGEAARQIIAPYAPEAVAQEMLNGFIKITN, encoded by the coding sequence ATGCGTATTCTTATAGTTCATAATATGCTCTGGGCGCACTATAAATCCAGTGTATTTCAGGCCTTACAGCAGCTTGTTGATCAACAAACCGATATTTCTGTACTCGTCCTACAGATTGCCCGTAACGAACGTTCCCGTGCCAGTTTGGAATCAAATTCGTATGAATCCACTCCAACCTACATGTACAAGTACGAGCTTCTGTTTGACCGTTATCTAGAGGAAGTCAGCTTTCGCGAACGGGCTCAGGCACTACTTCGGCACGCTAAAGCCTTTCGACCCGATGTCATAAACCTAACGGGTTATTACGATCCGGCGCAGCTTCTGTTGCTAGTATGGGCTAAAGTAAATGGTATTCGGGTTGTGATGCAAAACGAAAGTACGGCGGCTGATCAACAACGGGGAGGTTGGAAAGAACAGCTAAAACGATGGGTGTTTAGTCAGTGCGACGGATTCTTTTGCTTTGGTAGCCAGGCTGCCGATTATGTAATCCAACTCGGCGTGCCGTCCAGTAAGATTTTACTCCGCAAAAACGCTGTTGACAATAACGTACTTCAATCAGTATACAACCAGTCATTGCCTTCCCGCACGCAGCAACAGCAGGTATTCGGGTTGCGCCCCAATAACTTTGTTTTTGTGGGTAGGCTCATTGAGGCCAAGAACCTCCCGATGTTACTAAACGCGTTTGCAGAAGCTCGTAAACAATCGAAAAACGGAACTGACTGGGGGATAATTCTATTGGGAGATGGCACGGAAAAAGCGAACCTCACTCAGCAAATCAGCACGTTGGGATTAACAGACCAGATCATTCTGCTGCCCGGTCGACCCTGGTTTCGGGTACCGGAGGTGCTGGCTCTTAGTAACGTACTGGTGCTGCCAAGTCGGTCAGAACCCTGGGGTTTAGTCGTCAATGAGGCTATGGCCTGCGGCCTACCCGTTATCGTGTCTGAGCGATGTGGTTGTGCAGTTGACCTCGTTAAAAATGGGCAAAATGGGTTTGTCTTCAACCCTGATCAGCCCGAGCAATTAAGTCATCTGTTAACTCAGTTTATGGATGGCTTAGTGGATACAAACCGAATGGGTGAGGCAGCCCGACAGATCATTGCGCCATACGCGCCCGAAGCGGTAGCTCAGGAAATGCTCAATGGTTTTATAAAAATCACGAACTAA